A single Ascochyta rabiei chromosome 4, complete sequence DNA region contains:
- a CDS encoding [Pyruvate dehydrogenase (acetyl-transferring)] kinase: MVTPVTPVTGTLQNGLQRRFKGCSKIGEYEMLQKLGEGTFGEVHKARQRSTGSVFALKKILMHNEKDGFPITALREIKLLKMLSHDNVLRLEEMAVERPRAEGRKRAILYMVTPYMDHDLSGLLDNPDVKFQEAQIKCYMLQLFKGLQYLHDNHILHRDMKAANLLINNRGRLQIADFGLARHYDEPVPQRGKGNGEARREYTTLVVTRWYRPPELLLQLRRYTPAIDMWGAGCVFGEMFKRKPILAGQSDLHQAQIIFELVGSPNDQTMPGWHELPGAEPIRQFPPSNGTMAQRFHELSPTGLSLIKDLMRLDWRRRINAIDAIDHPYFKQNPRPMREEDIPTFADSHELDRRNARGQKQALPPAPAGGTVGVGPNGEWTGSGPPPNSWGNGDRRYGGPQDRGPPGVDRPPRGYNERGPPRYDHRAAPPPPPEGGRRPNWGNGANLPPPPGEGRHPLPLPPRYGPDGGDRRRPQPPPGDTYIPSYQAGERPRGSREPDDRQQRRGSRDSGNSREGHTDERPDRTRPYRDDRRPGDSRGFARDRRDGRTRSRSPARRDDRDGRDNRGGRNERDPSDIYRRR, translated from the coding sequence ATGGTGACCCCGGTGACCCCGGTGACCGGAACATTGCAGAACGGCCTGCAGCGCCGTTTCAAGGGATGCTCCAAGATCGGCGAGTACGAGATGTTGCAGAAGCTGGGCGAGGGAACATTTGGTGAAGTGCACAAGGCACGCCAACGAAGCACAGGCAGCGTCTTTGCGCTGAAGAAGATCTTGATGCACAACGAGAAGGATGGCTTTCCAATCACTGCGCTGCGAGAGATCAAGTTGCTCAAGATGCTATCTCACGACAACGTTTTGAGGCTCGAAGAGATGGCAGTCGAGCGACCGAGGGCAGAGGGTCGTAAGCGCGCTATTCTGTACATGGTCACGCCGTACATGGACCACGATCTATCAGGGCTGCTCGACAACCCAGATGTAAAGTTCCAGGAGGCGCAGATCAAATGCTATATGCTGCAGCTGTTCAAGGGCCTGCAATACCTGCACGACAACCACATCCTTCACCGAGACATGAAAGCCGCCAATCTGCTCATCAACAACCGCGGGCGACTTCAGATCGCCGATTTTGGTCTTGCAAGACACTACGACGAACCAGTGCCGCAGCGAGGCAAGGGCAACGGCGAAGCTCGACGCGAGTACACAACATTAGTCGTCACACGGTGGTACCGACCTCCAGAGCTCCTCCTCCAGCTGAGAAGATACACCCCCGCGATAGACATGTGGGGGGCAGGTTGTGTGTTCGGCGAGATGTTCAAGCGCAAACCCATTTTGGCTGGGCAGAGCGACCTCCACCAAGCGCAGATTATTTTCGAACTTGTCGGTTCACCAAACGACCAGACTATGCCTGGCTGGCACGAGCTCCCCGGCGCTGAGCCGATTCGTCAGTTCCCGCCCAGTAATGGCACCATGGCGCAAAGGTTCCACGAGCTGTCGCCTACAGGGCTGTCGTTGATCAAAGACCTCATGAGACTCGACTGGCGGCGCCGCATCAACGCAATCGACGCAATTGACCACCCCTACTTCAAACAAAACCCCAGGCCCATGCGCGAAGAGGACATCCCCACCTTCGCCGACTCGCACGAACTCGATCGCCGCAACGCCCGCGGCCAAAAGCAGGCGCTCCCACCTGCTCCCGCGGGCGGAACCGTCGGCGTAGGACCAAATGGCGAATGGACCGGTTCTGGTCCACCACCAAATTCATGGGGCAACGGCGACAGACGCTATGGCGGTCCTCAAGACCGCGGACCACCGGGCGTCGACAGGCCCCCGAGAGGCTACAATGAGCGTGGCCCGCCACGGTACGACCACAGAGCAGCCCCTCCCCCACCGCCGGAAGGAGGACGAAGACCAAACTGGGGCAATGGCGCCAACCTGCCCCCTCCACCAGGCGAAGGTCGACACCCACTCCCGCTCCCGCCACGGTACGGACCAGATGGAGGCGACCGGAGACGACCCCAGCCCCCACCAGGCGACACTTACATCCCCAGCTACCAAGCAGGCGAGCGTCCCCGCGGATCACGCGAGCCCGACGACCGCCAGCAAAGACGAGGATCCCGCGATTCTGGCAACTCAAGAGAAGGCCACACAGACGAACGCCCCGACCGCACCCGCCCCTACCGCGACGACCGTCGGCCCGGCGACTCTCGCGGCTTCGCAAGAGACAGAAGGGACGGACGGACCCGCAGTCGCAGTCCCGCCAGAAGAGACGACCGCGACGGTCGCGACAACCGGGGAGGGAGAAACGAGCGCGATCCTAGCGATATCTACCGACGGCGGTAG